The DNA segment CTCGACTTATTACcttataaaataaatttgaacataACTAACGGTCTAAAATTTCGACTCAAGATAATCAATCATAATTGAGTttgtataattttatttaataaaattattattaaaaaaattgtaaatttgataaaattaattGTAGATTCTCTGGGAATCCTAGTTAGATTCGGATTGGTTTGACTTCTCTCAATTCATTTGGCATTTGGTAAGCGGCGCCAGCTGTAACTCTACAAATCCACGGGCCGATAACCCTAAACTCATTGACGATCCTATCCAACCTCCCGTCTAATTTCCGTCCTTACAATCCTCCATTCTAGGTGTACGCTACTTCAACATACTGTAGGATTAATTTTCAAATGTCTGCGCACATACGACTTTTTGGATAGGATCCACACAGGGACTCAATCcctcaaaaccctaatcaaatccCCGAGAGGGCAAACGGGAGATCTCGCGCTATTGCTTCGATCTGAAGTGCTCTCCTTTCcattcttcctctcctcttcgaCTCCGGTAGGTTTGTCCTCTCTTGATTCTTACGTTTGTCCAGCTTTGAGATGGTATTTTGCTACGCCCTTTGTTGCTGCTTCTTAGGGATTGCAGCGCTTCGTTTCTAGGTATGGAGGCCCTGTGTCAAAGCAAGAGTGATGGAGCTGCTGCTCTCTACTCCATGGCGAAATTGCTGGTGGCGGAGTCTGTGCTGGTGACCGAAAGGCTTCTCCTTTGGCTTCTACTCGCAGTAAGGGCTCTCTTTTCTCTGTGTTAGTGCATTAAATTTGGGGATTGTAGAAGTGGATATTGTGCCTTTACTTGTAGTCGAGTTGCATAAGTAGCGAGATTTTTAGCTTCGTGTGCATTTGTCATGTCGATCTAGAGTCTTGCTTAATTTAGTAGATCAATAGATTTTGCAGTCTTTTCAAGTGCAGTCGTGCTTATTTGTGGTTGATATAGTCATTACAACTTTGGTTATATCCAAGTAGATTGATGTTCTCTTCAAAAGTTTTCTAGGTACCTGTTCTTTTTCGATGATCTAGAGTCTTAGTTTGAAGAAAAGGCTAGATGCTTGGCTCCAATTTCTTTATTTGTAACTACAGTAGGGTTTATTCATTTTTGTTTCCTACCTTGCTTCTAGTTTTTTCTTGATGATAAATAAAAATTACACTAACGTGTAGATGCTTGTAGTTGGTTCCTGTTTTGGGGTAAAAATTAATCTAAAGAATCCTAGATTAGACCGCTTTGGTAACTGATCTCTTAAATTAGAATGCGACTGCCTAAAGTTATTTCCTGAATTCTAAGATGAAAGCCGCTGActcttgtgtgtgtgtgtttttttttaaaaaaaagaggaTTTTGAATGACCATGATGCTCATTACCAatggagtttcttttttttttttcctttgcaaCTCACATGTTTTACGATtcagtttttgttttttttttgtttccatCACAATCAGTAATGCTTTTAACCATGCCTGACAATGATACATATTGTTTGTTCGATACCCTGATTGATCTTTCACATTTTCCATGTGTAGAATTCTACTGTGGCATCTTTTTTTCACTCAAACAACTTAATTTTGAATTGTTTTCGCAAGCATATTAACATAGAAGGATGGTACTGAACTTTCATCTGCCATAATGTTAAATTTGCACTTTAGAGTTTAATATGAGAACCGTTGATTGTGTATCGACAGCAGTGTTTTTAGTTTATGTTTTACACACCCAAATGAAACGGAACATATGTTCGTCTGATTTGGCTCCCATGTTTCTTCGATACCATGAACTTTTCTGAATTGTGCTTCAGGCAGGATCTTCAAGTAATGCTGCCCTCTCTGGTGAAGAGTCGAAAGTGATTTATGAGTAGGTTCTCCTAACCTTTAGTTGACTTAGTTATAGTGGTCCTTATTGTGTTCTTTCTTGAAGAATGATACGAAGAAGCAAACGCAATGATGTCCCAGAGAACAAGGATGATGGTGAGTCAGATGATGATGACGATGACGACAATGATGAGGATGGAGATGGTTCAGAAGATGATGGAGGCGATGATGATGTGTCCGGAGAAGAAAATGATAAAGAAGGCGGTGAAGAGGATGACGACCCTGAGGCCAATGGTGGAGGaagtgaagaggaagatgacGATGATGACGACGATGATGATTCTGACGGtgaggatgaggatgaagatGTAGAAGAGGATGACGATGAAGAGGATGAAGAGCTACCGCAACCACCTACCAAGAAGAGGAAGTGAACCACCTCGCTGTTTCTTTTCTGTACAAGTCCTCCGGGTTCCATTTAGGCTGAGGGTTAGCATCAAGGTGGATTTAGTCGCTCGCTTAAACTTGATATCCTTATTTGCGTGTTTTATGGTAAACATATCACTACCAGTAGACATTCCGAACAAGCCATTCATTCGCTGCTTCGATTTATATCGCTTGTGTTTTTCCGAGTGATATTTGTTATCTTTGCATCAGTAGAGCCTTTCTTTGACTAACACTTTTGTGTAGGTGGTTCTGTGATCCTTTCAAGCAATCATTGAATTTGGAGGGAAAAGAATTTAAATTCTAAGGAGCTCTTTCATGTTTATTCTAGTGGAGTGGAGTGAGCTTTAGTTGCTCTCGATAGACATGGTTCCTCTTTGAATAGGTGTAGCCATTGG comes from the Zingiber officinale cultivar Zhangliang unplaced genomic scaffold, Zo_v1.1 ctg83, whole genome shotgun sequence genome and includes:
- the LOC122037807 gene encoding nucleolin-like → MEALCQSKSDGAAALYSMAKLLVAESVLVTERLLLWLLLAAGSSSNAALSGEESKVIYEMIRRSKRNDVPENKDDGESDDDDDDDNDEDGDGSEDDGGDDDVSGEENDKEGGEEDDDPEANGGGSEEEDDDDDDDDDSDGEDEDEDVEEDDDEEDEELPQPPTKKRK